In Acinetobacter sp. TGL-Y2, a genomic segment contains:
- a CDS encoding tetratricopeptide repeat protein, producing the protein MNSRINGMTIKQYSTTLLLVGSMTYSVHLRASGEINHAQSNHKIIEQTMMAEFAIAANDTATALHNYTVLAIRSSSTAIKQRALNVALEQNDLQAALDIATHWVVQEPEDVPAKFYLAHIALKSHEYELAADVLDSILTLDPDSDLERILEGISPESAEDRANLLTTLRKSRENDNPSVLVLIASLEAQNDEVEQALKTLNKALRKRPKATGFILLKANLLMALGDQAATLKWFERSSKKNKHNLEIHMAEVRYLIKLNQSEVALNKLKNIIKKWPDAEEALFIAGLTSIDLKQYELAEQYLVELRYSNQYQNDAYYYLAVNADRKQHYETAKAYYRLVDGNLYMVSRRNLIAIYDKQNRLNDALRFLTQERVNYPQQASFLYQAQAEILKKMGNKKAALGLLKEAVKNLPNDPELIYSEVLLLDPFQDRDQLDRVLKRLLTLEPNSPTYLNAYAYTLALQNRRLDEARGYAELALENAPEQASILDTLGYITFLQNDFDTASRVLAKAYHLSKSVNIGVRFAKALYMQGSLDQFSDVLQQLQQNHPNDPQLEQLNGLLLPQNFKKS; encoded by the coding sequence ATAAATAGCCGAATCAACGGCATGACAATTAAGCAGTATTCTACCACACTCTTACTTGTCGGTAGCATGACTTACAGTGTTCATCTTAGAGCATCTGGAGAAATTAATCATGCACAATCGAATCATAAGATTATAGAACAAACCATGATGGCTGAGTTTGCCATTGCAGCGAACGATACAGCCACAGCGCTACACAATTATACCGTTCTGGCTATTCGGAGCAGCTCCACTGCCATTAAGCAGCGCGCCTTAAATGTTGCTCTTGAGCAAAATGACTTACAAGCTGCCTTAGACATTGCAACGCATTGGGTGGTACAAGAACCTGAAGACGTCCCTGCTAAGTTTTATTTGGCCCATATTGCACTCAAATCCCATGAGTATGAATTGGCCGCAGATGTATTGGACAGCATTTTAACGCTCGACCCAGACTCCGACTTAGAACGCATTCTCGAGGGAATTTCACCGGAATCTGCTGAAGATCGTGCTAATTTACTAACGACGCTGCGCAAAAGTAGAGAAAATGATAATCCGTCTGTATTGGTGCTGATTGCAAGTTTAGAAGCACAAAATGACGAAGTCGAACAAGCCCTAAAAACACTGAACAAAGCCCTGAGAAAGCGCCCCAAAGCCACTGGATTTATTCTGCTCAAAGCCAATCTACTGATGGCATTGGGTGATCAAGCCGCCACTTTAAAGTGGTTTGAACGTAGCAGTAAGAAGAATAAACATAATCTTGAAATTCACATGGCTGAAGTCCGCTACCTCATTAAACTGAATCAATCTGAAGTTGCGCTCAATAAACTCAAAAATATTATTAAAAAATGGCCGGATGCAGAAGAGGCGTTGTTTATTGCAGGCTTAACCTCAATTGATTTAAAACAGTACGAGCTGGCGGAACAATATTTGGTTGAGCTACGATATTCCAATCAATACCAAAATGATGCCTATTATTATTTGGCGGTTAATGCTGATCGTAAACAGCATTATGAAACTGCCAAAGCCTATTACCGACTGGTCGATGGCAACCTGTATATGGTCTCAAGACGAAACCTCATTGCTATCTATGACAAACAAAATCGTTTAAATGATGCCTTAAGGTTTCTGACTCAAGAGCGCGTCAATTACCCACAGCAAGCCAGCTTCTTGTACCAAGCCCAAGCTGAAATACTCAAAAAAATGGGCAATAAAAAAGCAGCACTGGGTTTGCTCAAAGAAGCGGTAAAGAATCTTCCTAATGATCCAGAACTGATCTATTCGGAAGTATTACTACTGGATCCTTTTCAAGACCGTGATCAATTAGATCGGGTTTTAAAGCGATTATTAACGCTTGAACCGAATAGTCCCACCTATTTGAATGCCTATGCCTACACCCTAGCATTACAAAATAGACGTTTAGATGAAGCACGTGGCTATGCAGAACTTGCGCTTGAAAATGCACCTGAGCAGGCGTCTATTTTAGATACATTGGGTTATATCACTTTCTTACAAAATGATTTTGATACCGCCAGTCGTGTACTCGCTAAAGCCTATCATTTAAGTAAAAGTGTCAATATTGGGGTTCGTTTTGCCAAAGCACTGTATATGCAAGGCTCACTGGATCAATTTAGTGATGTGTTACAACAACTCCAACAAAATCATCCGAATGATCCGCAATTAGAACAGCTCAATGGTTTATTGTTGCCTCAAAATTTTAAAAAGAGTTAG
- the hemA gene encoding glutamyl-tRNA reductase yields MSFFALGVNHQTASVELREQVAFNPEKLRDLLAEQRHDHVLNDMVVVSTCNRTEVYAMADNAEMVLDWLAQKNGIDVKQLQNHIYRHENSDAVTHLMRVASGLDSLMLGEPQIMGQVKSALTLAKESDVVSAQLNRIFEYAFYAAKRVRSETAVGSHAVSMGYAVAQLAVQVFSQPEKLTVMVVAAGEMNSLVAKHLAEMGVAKILICNRGAERAEQLAQEISHRVEVEIVPFTALAENLHRADVISSCTGSLHQVISHADVKIALKKRRYKQMLLVDLAVPRDIEPKVKILDGVYLYGVDDLQSVIDENLAQRRQAAVEAEVMVNQLATQLITQQKVSQAGTTIQLYREQGDQVRQKELNCALERIQNGEDAAKVMQEFAHRLTRKLLHPTSLLLREVAKDENPAYFEDIQNSLEEIFKHQRQTKP; encoded by the coding sequence ATGTCTTTCTTTGCATTGGGTGTCAACCATCAAACAGCCTCCGTTGAACTGCGCGAACAAGTGGCTTTTAACCCTGAAAAGTTAAGAGATTTGTTGGCGGAGCAACGTCACGATCATGTATTGAATGATATGGTGGTCGTGTCAACGTGTAATCGGACTGAAGTCTATGCCATGGCAGACAATGCTGAAATGGTACTAGACTGGCTCGCACAAAAAAATGGTATTGATGTAAAGCAATTACAAAATCATATCTACCGTCATGAAAACTCAGATGCGGTGACCCATTTGATGCGAGTCGCTTCCGGTCTAGATTCACTCATGCTGGGTGAACCGCAAATTATGGGGCAGGTCAAATCTGCGCTGACTTTGGCCAAAGAGTCTGATGTGGTCTCAGCGCAGCTCAACCGTATTTTTGAATATGCATTTTATGCCGCTAAACGTGTTCGCTCAGAAACTGCCGTGGGTAGCCATGCCGTTTCGATGGGTTATGCAGTGGCACAATTGGCTGTACAAGTGTTTAGTCAACCTGAAAAGCTCACTGTGATGGTGGTGGCAGCAGGGGAGATGAATAGCTTGGTTGCCAAACATTTGGCGGAAATGGGGGTGGCGAAAATCCTCATTTGTAATCGAGGTGCTGAGCGAGCAGAGCAGCTGGCACAGGAAATATCGCATCGAGTGGAAGTGGAAATCGTTCCATTTACCGCATTGGCGGAAAATTTACACCGTGCAGATGTGATTTCCAGTTGTACTGGAAGTCTGCATCAAGTGATCTCACATGCGGATGTGAAAATCGCGCTAAAAAAACGTCGATATAAGCAAATGTTGTTGGTTGATTTAGCTGTACCACGTGATATAGAGCCGAAAGTAAAAATACTTGATGGTGTATATCTATATGGCGTGGATGATCTGCAAAGCGTGATTGATGAAAACTTAGCCCAGCGCCGTCAAGCGGCGGTTGAAGCTGAGGTGATGGTCAATCAGTTAGCAACGCAGCTCATCACTCAGCAAAAAGTCAGTCAAGCAGGTACTACCATTCAGCTTTACCGTGAACAGGGTGATCAAGTCCGTCAAAAAGAACTCAATTGCGCGCTTGAGCGTATTCAAAATGGTGAAGATGCTGCCAAAGTGATGCAAGAATTTGCACATCGTTTAACGCGGAAACTCTTGCATCCAACCTCATTGCTATTGAGAGAAGTGGCGAAAGATGAAAACCCAGCTTATTTTGAAGATATCCAGAACAGCTTAGAAGAGATCTTTAAACATCAACGTCAGACCAAACCTTAA
- a CDS encoding 50S ribosomal protein L25/general stress protein Ctc → MANFVLNAEAREESVQGKGSSRRLRLAAKLPAIIYGGAAEPVSITLELRQLVKQLENNDFFSSIITIDVSGKKEEVVIKALQRHPAKNTPMHADFMRITRGEIMSAVVPVSLINQDVSKGVKAGGIATLNLNEVQVETLPRNLPTSIEVDIADLEIGQVIHLSDLKLPKGVTIPALAQGEDHDQAVVSIVVIQEEVVKDAETDSAEAEKGE, encoded by the coding sequence ATGGCAAACTTCGTATTAAACGCAGAAGCTCGTGAAGAATCAGTTCAAGGGAAAGGTTCGAGCCGCCGCCTTCGTCTTGCTGCTAAACTACCAGCAATTATCTATGGTGGTGCTGCTGAACCAGTATCTATAACTTTAGAACTTCGTCAGCTCGTTAAACAGCTTGAAAACAACGACTTTTTCTCTTCAATTATTACTATTGATGTTTCGGGTAAAAAAGAAGAAGTTGTGATCAAAGCATTACAACGTCACCCAGCAAAAAATACACCAATGCATGCAGACTTTATGCGTATTACACGCGGTGAAATTATGTCTGCAGTTGTACCTGTAAGCTTAATCAACCAAGATGTATCTAAAGGCGTTAAAGCTGGCGGTATTGCAACGCTTAACTTAAATGAAGTTCAAGTGGAAACTTTACCTCGCAATCTACCAACTTCGATTGAAGTAGATATCGCTGATCTAGAAATTGGTCAAGTTATTCACCTGTCAGATCTTAAACTTCCTAAAGGCGTAACAATTCCTGCTCTTGCTCAAGGCGAAGACCACGATCAAGCAGTTGTTTCAATTGTTGTTATTCAAGAAGAAGTAGTTAAAGATGCTGAAACTGATTCAGCTGAAGCGGAAAAAGGCGAGTAA
- a CDS encoding DUF1289 domain-containing protein has protein sequence MSNDRRIPSLTPCAGRCSTVFGDAVCRGCRRFNHEVIQWNTYTSEQRMIIWQRLDVQLDQILVPMLPHANIIHIEAFIESKRVRVFDTATTGRKLYHALKICEKNKNLAEVSGLGIQSSQVKPIWTEFERRVLALATASYELAWLRANGISQSLLHSLDEF, from the coding sequence TTGAGTAATGATCGTCGAATACCTTCTCTTACCCCATGTGCAGGGCGTTGCTCTACGGTATTTGGTGATGCAGTATGTCGAGGCTGTCGAAGATTTAATCATGAAGTGATTCAGTGGAATACTTATACGTCTGAACAGCGGATGATCATTTGGCAGCGCTTAGATGTGCAACTGGATCAAATTTTGGTACCGATGTTGCCCCATGCCAACATTATTCACATTGAAGCATTCATTGAGAGTAAGCGTGTTCGGGTATTTGATACCGCAACCACAGGACGTAAGCTTTATCATGCGCTTAAAATTTGTGAAAAAAATAAAAATTTGGCAGAGGTAAGCGGTTTGGGGATTCAGTCTTCACAGGTAAAACCGATTTGGACGGAGTTTGAGCGCCGAGTATTGGCACTCGCGACAGCTAGCTATGAATTGGCATGGTTGCGTGCAAATGGTATCAGTCAAAGTTTGTTGCATAGCTTAGATGAATTTTAG
- a CDS encoding YecA family protein has protein sequence MSALNLDLLSEYLDGDQNEHGLDFAATHGFLCATAVGPKFDRWLDELFDSNQTKVPTDMLTQVKLWLDDLRQKLANEEGIAFPFEIEEASVESSLGDWSVGFVDAMFLNEEAWFTPEFEEQLVDLTLPIMVFSGVDEEDPQMESFRRNGQLMDELAEEIPDNLNELYLMYHTPE, from the coding sequence ATGAGTGCTTTAAATTTAGACCTGTTGAGTGAATATCTAGACGGCGACCAAAACGAGCATGGTCTAGATTTCGCAGCGACTCATGGCTTTTTATGTGCAACAGCAGTAGGTCCAAAATTTGATCGCTGGTTAGATGAATTATTTGACAGCAATCAAACCAAAGTTCCTACAGATATGCTGACACAAGTAAAGCTTTGGCTCGATGATCTTCGCCAAAAACTTGCCAATGAAGAAGGAATTGCATTTCCTTTTGAAATTGAAGAAGCGTCTGTTGAATCAAGTCTAGGTGATTGGAGCGTTGGCTTTGTCGATGCAATGTTCTTAAATGAAGAGGCGTGGTTCACGCCTGAGTTTGAAGAGCAATTGGTTGATCTCACTCTTCCAATTATGGTGTTCAGTGGCGTTGACGAAGAGGATCCGCAAATGGAGTCTTTCCGTCGCAACGGTCAGTTAATGGACGAGCTTGCAGAAGAAATTCCAGACAATTTAAATGAATTATATTTGATGTACCACACACCGGAATAA
- the lolB gene encoding lipoprotein insertase outer membrane protein LolB: protein MSKFAKISFIFFSSISALTLSACQSLQTQPQSTHPTAQGLNQFNLQGKIGVKTPQQSGSAFFTWQQNQEQFDIELSGILGVGKTQITGQPGQVTLNSAKTGRITAASPEELLEQATGWRTPITNLVHWVQAKPASLKAELQKDQQQRIQQIVEDGWTVHLSYNQTATLPNKLILQQQLETDKENRITMIIQNR from the coding sequence ATGTCTAAATTTGCCAAAATTTCTTTTATTTTTTTCAGCTCCATCAGTGCCTTGACGCTGTCTGCCTGTCAAAGTTTGCAAACACAGCCTCAAAGCACGCATCCTACGGCGCAAGGATTAAATCAATTTAATCTGCAAGGGAAAATTGGGGTAAAAACCCCACAGCAATCAGGTAGTGCCTTTTTTACATGGCAGCAAAATCAAGAGCAGTTTGATATTGAACTAAGTGGCATTCTGGGGGTTGGTAAAACTCAAATTACAGGTCAACCGGGGCAAGTCACTTTAAATAGCGCAAAAACTGGACGCATTACAGCAGCGTCGCCAGAAGAACTGCTTGAACAAGCCACAGGTTGGAGAACTCCGATCACTAACTTGGTGCACTGGGTACAGGCCAAGCCTGCAAGCTTAAAAGCTGAACTGCAAAAAGATCAACAACAACGTATTCAACAAATAGTTGAAGATGGTTGGACAGTTCATTTAAGCTACAACCAAACTGCGACCTTGCCCAACAAGTTAATTTTGCAACAACAGCTTGAAACGGATAAAGAAAACCGTATTACAATGATCATACAAAATCGTTAA
- the panD gene encoding aspartate 1-decarboxylase, whose product MLSRLLKAKIHRAVVTQAELHYEGSCAIDGVLLDLAGIREYEEIHIWNVTNGKRFTTYAIRGEENSGIISVNGGAAHQADIGDLVIIATFGDFTVTEADAHKPRLVYANPNNTVNHTANCIPVQVA is encoded by the coding sequence ATGCTATCTCGCTTATTAAAAGCTAAAATTCATCGTGCAGTCGTGACACAAGCCGAACTTCATTATGAAGGTTCATGTGCGATTGACGGTGTATTGTTAGATTTAGCTGGTATTCGTGAATATGAAGAGATTCATATTTGGAATGTAACCAATGGCAAGCGCTTCACGACCTATGCAATTCGTGGTGAAGAGAATTCTGGCATTATTTCTGTTAATGGCGGTGCTGCACATCAAGCTGATATTGGTGATTTGGTGATTATTGCAACTTTTGGTGACTTCACTGTTACGGAAGCAGATGCTCACAAACCACGCCTTGTTTATGCCAACCCAAACAATACTGTAAATCACACCGCGAACTGCATTCCTGTACAAGTGGCTTAA
- the ispE gene encoding 4-(cytidine 5'-diphospho)-2-C-methyl-D-erythritol kinase, with product MIRIPSPAKLNLFLHITGRRENGYHELQSIFQLIDLCDWMEFERLDSAEIQIDGLNSVELEQNLIYKATQILKPFAQTLSGLKIRIEKNIPMGAGLGGGSSNAATTLRIVNQLWNCGLNIEQLADLGLKLGADVPIFVYGKNAWAEGIGEHLTFIDLDQKQYIVLKPDCFISTQLLFSQKALTRDTKTTKFCAYQIKPSDFGNAFEPLARSLYPEVDEAMQYLDQFGVAKLTGTGACVFTELTEDMNLDEILKDSPCKAYSVKSLKESPLNHIQVK from the coding sequence ATGATTCGTATTCCCTCTCCTGCCAAATTAAACTTGTTTTTACACATCACAGGTCGCCGTGAAAATGGCTACCACGAATTGCAAAGCATCTTTCAGCTGATCGATTTGTGCGACTGGATGGAATTTGAACGATTAGACTCGGCAGAGATTCAGATTGACGGCTTAAACAGCGTCGAACTTGAGCAAAATCTCATTTACAAAGCCACGCAAATTTTAAAACCGTTTGCGCAAACGCTTTCAGGCTTAAAGATCCGCATTGAAAAAAATATTCCGATGGGTGCAGGACTCGGTGGTGGCTCATCCAATGCTGCGACAACACTGCGCATCGTGAATCAACTCTGGAACTGCGGATTAAACATTGAACAATTGGCAGATTTGGGGCTTAAGCTAGGCGCTGATGTGCCCATCTTTGTGTATGGTAAAAATGCGTGGGCAGAAGGTATTGGTGAACACTTAACATTCATAGACTTAGATCAAAAACAGTACATCGTGCTTAAACCTGATTGTTTTATCAGCACTCAACTGCTTTTTTCACAAAAAGCGTTGACAAGAGACACGAAGACCACTAAATTTTGCGCCTATCAGATAAAGCCATCTGATTTCGGAAATGCCTTTGAGCCTTTGGCAAGAAGTTTATATCCTGAAGTCGATGAAGCGATGCAATACTTAGATCAGTTCGGTGTAGCAAAACTTACAGGTACAGGTGCTTGTGTTTTTACTGAGCTAACTGAAGATATGAATCTTGATGAGATTCTTAAAGACTCTCCTTGTAAAGCTTACTCGGTGAAAAGTTTAAAAGAATCCCCATTAAATCATATTCAAGTTAAATGA
- a CDS encoding ribose-phosphate pyrophosphokinase yields the protein MPNLVVFSGTAHPQFAQKVVSHLHIPLGAASIGQFSDGEIAVEITENVRGKDVFIVQPTCAPTNDNLMEVLVMADALRRASAGRITAVIPYFGYARQDRRPRSARVPITAKVVADMLTTVGIDRVVMIDLHADQIQGFFDIPVDNIYGTPALLADLRQQQHHNLMVVSPDVGGVVRARAVAKQMGDIDLAIIDKRRQKANESQVMHLIGDVKDRDCVIVDDMVDTAGTLCKAADALKSFGARRVVAYATHPVLSGKALENLRNSVIDELVVTDTIPLSQEALELGKIRQVSVASMVAETIRRINNEESISAMFDSYL from the coding sequence ATGCCCAATCTTGTCGTTTTTAGTGGAACTGCGCATCCACAATTCGCCCAAAAAGTCGTTAGCCATTTACACATTCCTTTAGGTGCTGCATCTATCGGTCAGTTTTCTGATGGCGAAATCGCTGTCGAAATCACTGAAAATGTGCGTGGTAAAGACGTATTTATCGTACAGCCTACTTGTGCCCCAACAAACGACAACCTCATGGAAGTCCTTGTTATGGCTGATGCATTGCGTCGCGCAAGTGCAGGTCGTATTACTGCTGTCATTCCGTACTTCGGTTATGCTCGTCAAGACCGTCGTCCACGTTCTGCTCGTGTGCCTATCACTGCAAAAGTTGTAGCGGATATGCTCACCACTGTTGGTATTGATCGTGTTGTCATGATCGATCTACATGCAGATCAAATCCAAGGCTTCTTCGATATTCCCGTAGATAACATCTATGGTACACCTGCTTTGCTCGCTGACTTACGCCAACAACAACATCACAACTTAATGGTGGTTTCACCTGACGTTGGCGGTGTGGTTCGTGCACGTGCGGTAGCAAAACAAATGGGTGATATTGATCTTGCAATCATTGATAAACGTCGTCAAAAAGCAAATGAATCACAAGTGATGCATTTGATTGGTGATGTCAAAGATCGTGATTGTGTGATTGTCGACGATATGGTGGATACAGCGGGTACATTGTGTAAAGCTGCTGATGCACTTAAGTCATTTGGTGCACGCCGTGTTGTTGCTTATGCAACACATCCAGTACTTTCTGGTAAGGCACTTGAAAATTTACGCAACTCTGTGATTGATGAATTGGTTGTAACAGACACCATTCCACTTTCTCAAGAAGCGTTAGAACTTGGTAAGATTCGCCAAGTTTCAGTGGCCAGTATGGTTGCTGAAACAATTCGTCGTATTAACAACGAAGAATCTATTAGCGCAATGTTTGATTCTTATCTATAA
- a CDS encoding DedA family protein — protein MEQLGYFGIALLMFLDNVFPPIPSEIIMPSAGFTASQGHLLLVGVIIAGSVGSLLAAAVLYWIGRKISHQSIFSFIDRYGKYVFIKSTDVKKSLDCFEHYGHRIVFFGRMIPAVRSLISIPAGMSRMPFWKFMTYSGLGTIIWTSFLACVGYYFGNNTELMHQIFSQVSCVIIAIVIMIVVWFLYRRQQRKNKSYRT, from the coding sequence ATGGAGCAACTCGGTTATTTCGGGATTGCGCTATTGATGTTTTTGGACAATGTATTTCCTCCTATTCCCTCTGAAATCATTATGCCGTCCGCAGGCTTTACTGCCTCTCAAGGACATCTCCTACTGGTTGGCGTGATCATCGCAGGAAGTGTGGGCTCCTTACTTGCAGCAGCAGTGCTGTATTGGATTGGGCGCAAAATTTCCCATCAAAGTATTTTCAGTTTTATTGATCGTTATGGAAAATATGTGTTCATAAAGTCGACTGATGTCAAAAAATCACTGGATTGTTTTGAGCACTATGGTCATCGTATTGTTTTTTTTGGTCGTATGATTCCTGCAGTTCGCTCATTGATCAGTATTCCTGCCGGTATGAGTCGTATGCCCTTTTGGAAGTTTATGACCTATAGCGGCCTTGGCACGATTATTTGGACCTCTTTTTTAGCCTGCGTCGGTTATTATTTTGGCAATAACACTGAGTTGATGCATCAAATTTTCAGTCAAGTCAGTTGTGTGATCATTGCCATTGTAATCATGATTGTCGTTTGGTTTCTTTATCGCAGACAACAACGTAAAAATAAATCCTATCGCACTTAA
- the pth gene encoding aminoacyl-tRNA hydrolase — protein sequence MSDRKTPLSLIVGLGNPGSEYAQTRHNAGFWFVERLAEQYGIPLKNDQKFHGISGRGNIEGQDVRLLLPTTFMNASGKSVVPFAKFYNIAPEAMLIAHDELDMDPSVIRLKTGGGHGGHNGLRDIVPHIGPNFHRLRIGIGHPGSKERVSGHVLSKASSNEQKLMDDAIHHALSRIKLLVNGEIQHAMNQINAYKP from the coding sequence ATGAGTGATCGGAAAACTCCTTTGTCACTTATAGTCGGTTTGGGCAACCCAGGTTCTGAGTATGCCCAAACCCGCCATAATGCAGGCTTTTGGTTTGTTGAACGCCTTGCAGAGCAATATGGCATCCCCCTTAAAAATGATCAAAAATTCCACGGAATTAGTGGTCGTGGTAATATTGAAGGTCAAGACGTTCGTCTGCTTTTACCTACAACCTTTATGAATGCCTCAGGCAAAAGTGTTGTTCCCTTCGCCAAATTCTATAATATCGCTCCCGAAGCCATGCTCATTGCACATGATGAACTCGATATGGATCCCAGTGTGATTCGCCTAAAAACAGGCGGTGGACATGGTGGTCATAACGGTTTACGTGATATCGTCCCGCACATCGGTCCCAACTTCCATCGCTTACGCATTGGTATTGGTCATCCAGGTTCAAAAGAACGTGTTTCAGGTCATGTATTAAGCAAAGCATCTTCAAACGAGCAAAAGCTAATGGATGATGCGATTCATCATGCATTAAGCCGAATCAAGTTATTGGTCAATGGTGAAATTCAACACGCCATGAATCAAATAAACGCTTATAAACCTTGA
- a CDS encoding rhodanese-related sulfurtransferase has translation MNATVEQLAPVEQQATTGWVVAALYQFHEVKDSLDLQQRLLDLVKTLNLCGTLIVANEGINGTVAGDRSSVDCIHQFLMNEGFGAMEYKESHSDEKPFRKMKIKHKKEIVTLGVEVKPRDLVGHYLDPKEWNDLIARDDVILVDTRNDYEYKAGTFKGAIDPKTESFREFPEYVKQNLEQHKDKKIAMFCTGGIRCEKSTSLLLQEGFTEVYHLKGGILKYLEETPASDSLWEGECFVFDGRTAVTHGVEEGENSKCHACGWPLLPTEVELPSYEHGVSCMYCIEKTTEKQKAGFRMRQSQIAAAKRKRL, from the coding sequence ATGAACGCTACTGTAGAACAGCTTGCACCTGTAGAACAGCAAGCGACCACTGGTTGGGTTGTTGCCGCACTTTATCAATTTCACGAAGTTAAAGATTCATTGGATCTACAACAACGTCTTTTAGATTTGGTCAAAACCCTCAACCTCTGCGGTACTCTCATTGTTGCAAACGAAGGGATCAACGGAACAGTTGCGGGCGATCGTTCCTCAGTGGATTGCATTCATCAATTTTTAATGAATGAAGGCTTTGGAGCAATGGAATATAAAGAATCACATAGTGATGAAAAACCATTCCGTAAAATGAAAATCAAACATAAAAAAGAAATCGTAACCTTAGGCGTAGAAGTTAAGCCACGTGATTTGGTCGGTCATTATCTTGACCCGAAAGAATGGAATGACCTCATTGCACGTGATGACGTGATTTTAGTCGATACGCGCAATGATTACGAATATAAAGCAGGTACATTTAAGGGCGCAATTGACCCTAAAACAGAAAGCTTCCGCGAATTCCCTGAATATGTAAAACAAAACCTTGAACAGCATAAAGACAAGAAAATTGCGATGTTCTGTACAGGCGGTATTCGCTGTGAGAAATCGACTTCTTTACTATTACAAGAAGGTTTCACTGAGGTTTACCATTTAAAAGGTGGGATCTTAAAATATTTAGAGGAAACTCCTGCTTCCGACAGCCTATGGGAAGGTGAATGCTTCGTATTTGATGGCCGTACAGCAGTTACGCATGGTGTTGAAGAAGGTGAAAACTCAAAATGTCACGCTTGTGGCTGGCCACTGCTTCCTACTGAAGTTGAACTACCTAGCTATGAACACGGTGTGTCTTGCATGTATTGCATTGAAAAAACCACCGAAAAACAAAAAGCTGGCTTTCGTATGCGCCAATCTCAAATTGCAGCAGCGAAACGTAAACGCCTATAA